The DNA sequence GCCGCTGTCAAAGGGGGTCAGCTGGCCCTCCAGGGCAGTGGGAAATGGGTCGGACTTTTCGTTAAAATTTTCGCTGCCATCAGGGCGGTCGAAGTCGGCCACGAAGGCATCGGCGGTTACGCCTATCTCGTCGCCCGTGTATTCGATCATGTTGGTGAATCCGCGCAGGGCATATGTCGCGCCTTGAGCGCCAGTAAGGCCGTCGCCGCCCTGCCCGTAGCCAACCCAGCTACCTTCGCGGCCCAGGACGCCATCGGGCGAGCTGAACTCCCACAACTGTGCCGGGTTGATGTCGCCAATGGCCGTTTCCAGTCGCACCAAGGCAAGGTCATAAGCGTGGTTCGAAGAATACGACTGATAGTCTGGGTGGACAATGATTTCGCTGCTGCCAACGACATGGTCGCCGATGGTAAACGTCATGCTGTTGCTGAAGTCGGCCACGTGTCCAGCGGTTAGCACCCACTGGCTACTGATCAGGACACCGCTGCCGCTGAAGGCCCCGTTGAGCTTGCCGACCGACGGGAAATTCGCGGCGTAGTTCACGTAATCCGCGTCGCTGATGCCTGGCGCGTCTTCCGTTGCGATACGGGTAGAGGCTTGGGCGCTGATGGCGAGCGACAAACTTGCGACTAATGGCCAGTAGGATTTCATGGGATGGAGCATGGCAGTTGTTTTTATTATGACAACTACAGCATTGTTAAAATTCCCCGTTAATTTAAACCGCGAAGTGAGCCTCGACATTTTGCTGCCAGGAGAGCTCGGCGACGCGGGCTTTGCCAGCCTGGGTCATCTCTTCGCGCAGTTGCGGAGACTCGATTAGCTGGGCAAAGGCGTTGGTCAGCGCGGCCTCGTCTCCGGGCTTGATCACGAAGCCCGACTGGCCGTGGCGCACGGCTTCGGCGACGCCGCCGGTATCGTGTGCGATGACGGGGAGCCCACAGGCGGCAGCTTCCAGATAGACCAAGCCGAAGCCCTCAATGCTGATGCCGCTCTGGATGCTGGTCATCGCAAAAATGTCGGCATCGGCATAGATTTGCGGCAACTCGTCGTCATCGACTTCGCCCACGAACTCCACCGGGATGCCCGACTCGGCTGCGGTTTGCTTGAGGCTTTCCGCGTAGTCGCGGCCGCCTTTTA is a window from the Cerasicoccus sp. TK19100 genome containing:
- a CDS encoding trypsin-like serine protease; its protein translation is MKSYWPLVASLSLAISAQASTRIATEDAPGISDADYVNYAANFPSVGKLNGAFSGSGVLISSQWVLTAGHVADFSNSMTFTIGDHVVGSSEIIVHPDYQSYSSNHAYDLALVRLETAIGDINPAQLWEFSSPDGVLGREGSWVGYGQGGDGLTGAQGATYALRGFTNMIEYTGDEIGVTADAFVADFDRPDGSENFNEKSDPFPTALEGQLTPFDSGGGVFTQIGDFDYLIGINSFRGVTDGSFNSDYGDLSGAINLQPFIDWIETTTGVMAVPEPGHFAAIAALAMLGIVAWRRRR